The following are encoded in a window of Sminthopsis crassicaudata isolate SCR6 chromosome 3, ASM4859323v1, whole genome shotgun sequence genomic DNA:
- the U2AF1 gene encoding LOW QUALITY PROTEIN: splicing factor U2AF 35 kDa subunit (The sequence of the model RefSeq protein was modified relative to this genomic sequence to represent the inferred CDS: deleted 1 base in 1 codon): MAEYLASIFGTEKDKVNCSFYFKIGACRHGDRCSRLHNKPTFSQTIALLNIYRNPQNSSQSADGLRCAVSDVEMQEHYDEFFEEVFTEMEEKYGEVEEMNVCDNLGDHLVGNVYVKFRREEDAEKAVIDLNNRWFNGQPIHAELSPVTDFREACCRQYEMGECTRGGFCNFMHLKPISRELRRELYGRRRKKHRSRSRSRERRSRSRDRGRVVAAAAGGGGGGGGGGGGGGRERDRRRSRDRERSGRF, from the exons ATGGCGGAGTATTTGGCCTCCATTTTCGGCACAGAAAAAGACAA AGTCAACTGTTCATTTTACTTCAAAATTGGAGCCTGTCGTCATGGAGACAGATGTTCAAGGTTGCATAATAAGCCAACCTTTAGCCAG ACCATTGCCCTCTTGAACATTTACCGTAACCCTCAAAACTCTTCCCAGTCTGCTGACGGTTTGCGCT gTGCAGTGAGTGACGTCGAAATGCAAGAGCACTATGATGAATTCTTTGAG GAGGTTtttacagaaatggaagaaaaatatggtGAAGTTGAGGAGATGAATGTTTGTGATAACCTTGGGGATCATCTTGTAGGAAATGTCTATGTAAAG tttCGTCGTGAAGAAGATGCAGAAAAGGCTGTCATTGACTTAAACAATCGCTGGTTTAATGGACAGCCAATTCATGCAGAGCTTTCACCTGTgactgatttcagagaagcttgctGTCGCCAATATGAAATGGG AGAATGTACTCGAGGAGGCTTCTGTAACTTTATGCATCTGAAACCTATCTCTAGGGAACTACGACGAGAGTTATATGGGCGTCGTCGTAAGAA GCATAGGTCCAGATCAAGATCTCGTGAACGTCGTTCTCGATCGAGAGATCGTGGCCGC gtggtggcggcggcggcgggtgGCGGTGGCGGTGGTggcggtggtggtggtggtggaggaagGGAACGTGATAGGAGGCGGTCAAGAGATCGTGAAAGATCTGGTCGATTCTGA